The Kribbella shirazensis genomic interval CGGCGAGCTCCGCATGCGGCACACCCTGCACCCGCTGGTACTTGATCAGGCCCCGCGCGTCCAGATCGGTCAGCACCGGGTCGACGTACGCCGAACCCTTGAGCGCGCTGGCCGACGGCGCGTGCAGCACGACCGGCACCTCACGCTCCAGCACCGGCTGCGTCGACACGAACCCCTCGACGTCGACCGCGAGCGGCAACCAGATGCCGTTCTCGACGAACTCGAGCAGGTCCGGCGTGGTGACGAAGACCGGGCCCTTGTACCCGTCCAGGTGCCGGCGCATCAGGTTGTTCGCGGCCTGCAGGCGCACGGTCAGCTCGTCGTCCGGGTTGCGGAACGGCGAGTACCGGTACTGCTCGCGGTGCTGCGCGGGATCGCGGATCTCCGACCCGTGGAACACCAGACCGTGCTTGATCCCGGCCTGGTCCAGCATCGGCACGTCGGTCGTCCACATCTGACCGCGCTGCTGGCCGAACATCGGCCGCCCCGCCTCGAACAGCACGTGGGTGACCTCGCGTAACGCGTACGCCGTCAGCTCCAGCTGCCACCGCAGATCGGACCGGTACTGCCGGTAGGTGCCGGTGCGGTGCACGCGGAAGTCGAACGCGCCGCTGCCCGTGGTCAGCGACTCCGCCTTGACGTCCGGTACCTCACGCTCCAGCGCGGTCGCCCACAGCCAGGCCTGACCCGCACTGTTCACCGGCCCGAGCAGCAGGTGCCGCCCGGTCTTGGTGACCCGGCCGCCCGGCCGGGTGATCTCGAGCTGCTGCCCGGTCAGCTCGCCGTACAGCTCCCGCAGCTTGGTCGCCTGCCCGACCCAGGACACTTCCTGCTGGTACGCCGGATCCGCCACCCGCTCGCGGTAGCTGTCCAGATCGCCGAGCACGGTGCGGACCTTCGCCGCCAGGTCGCGCCCGTCCTCCGCGGTGAACACCTCGCCGATCCGAGTCCGGTCAACGAACTCCTTCATGCTCGGCATGTCGCTGACCACCACCGGCAGCCCGGCGAAGGCGTACTCGAACAGCTTGTTCGGCAGCGCCATCTCGTGGCTCGGGTAGCGCAGGATCGGGATCAGCCCGACGTCGGCCGTGCGCAGGAACGCGACCACCTCGTCCGGCTTCACCGGATCCAGGCAGTGCAGACGGTCCTGCACCTCGAGCTGCACGGCCTGTGCCTGCAACTGACGAACGACGTCTGTCGCCACACCAGGCACGCACACGACGGCCAGGTGCACGTCCGGCAGGTCCACGAGCGCCTGGACGGCGGTGTGGATGCCGCGCGCCCGCGTCACGCCGCCGCTGTAGACGAGCAGCGGTACGTCGGGCGCCAGGCCGATCTGGCTGCGAATGTCGGACACCTCGACCGACACGTCAGCAGGGTTCGGCGTGTTCATCACCACGGTCGGCTCATGGCTGAGCTTGTGCTCGCGCTGCAACCGTTCGGCGATCGCCGGGCTGACGGTGATCACCCGGTCCGCTTCGCCGATGTACTCGCGCTCGTGGTTGGCCCACGCAGCGATCGAGCGCCGGGTCCGGCCGCCGTACTGCGAGAGTCCGGCGACGTACTCGTGCGCGTCGTACACGACCTTCAGCTTGCGGCCGCGGAGCTTCGCGCGGCCGGCGGCGCGGGTCGCGACGCCGATCACGTGCATGTCGTGCGCGTGCACGACATCCGGCTCGAGGCGGTCGATCAGGTCGCCGAACGCGATCTCGAGGTCCAGCGCCTCGGGGTGCAGCCTGCGCCACGGCGCCGGCCACGGCAGCCGGTGCAGCACGCCGTCGTACGCCCGCCAGCTGAACTTGAACGGGATGTCCGCCTTGTTGCCGACGCCCTTGCGCACCCAGGCGACCCGCTCGGCCACCTGCCAGCGCGCACGGCGCAGCAGCCGGGTGGCGACACCGGCCTTGAACTTGATCGGGTTTCCCTGGCCCGCCTTGGCCCGTGCGATCGCGTGCCCGGAGTCGGCCTTGAGCTCCTTGAGCTCGGCCTGGATCCGCTGGCTACGCGCCACATAGGTCGCGCGGTACCGATATCCCACCAACGGCGGCCGCCAGTTGCGGCGGGCCGTACGGCTTCGTTTCCGTTCCTCACGCAGTGCGAACGGCACCGCCACCCGGACGATCAGCGCACCGTCGAGCATCTCCCTCGACGGAAGGCCGCTGGCCGAGACCCCGAGCACGGTCACTTCTGCTCCGGTCTCGGCCAGTGCTGCGGCCTCTTTGCGGACCCGGCTGTCGTTGGTGACGTCGTTGGCGACGATCATCACGACCCGCAGGCCTGCATCTGTCACTGGCTGACCGACCTTCCGATCACAATCCGCCGCACGCCCGCCCACTTGGCCGGGTCGGTGCGGTCACGACCGTCGACGAGCACCTTCACACCCGGCAGGTCGGCCGGGCTCAGCTGCGTGTACTCCGCATGATCCGCCTGCAAGACCGCCGCGTCCACCGGCGAGCCCAGCGTGTACGGCGTGAAGCCGAGCCCCTGGAGCTCCTCGTCGGTGTACAGCGGGTCGTGCACGGACACCTCGGCGCCGCGCGCCTTCAGCGCCTCCACGGCCGGGAAGACCCCGGAGAACGCCGTCTCCTTGACACCGCCGCGGTACGACGCGCCGAGCACGACGACCTTGGCGCCCTTCAGCTCACCGAACGCGCCCTCGAGCAGGCCGATCGTGTAGTCCGGCATGCCGGCGTTCGCCTCGCGGGCGGCGCGGACGACGGTGGCGTCCGGGTCGGTGTACAGGTACAGCCGCGGGTAGACCGGGATGCAGTGGCCGCCGACCGCGATACCGGGCCGGTGGATGTGGCTGTACGGCTGCGAGTTCGACGCCTCGATCACGGCGTGGACGTCGATGCCGTTCTGGCCGGCGAACCGGGCGAACTGGTTCGCCAGGCCGATGTTCACGTCGCGGTAGGTGGTCTCCGCGAGCTTCGCCAGCTCGGCCGCCTCGGCCGAACCGAGGTCCCAGACGCCGTTCGCGCGCTCCAGGTCCGGGCGCTCGTCGAAGTCCAGCACGGCCTCGTAGAACGCGATGGCGCGCTTCGCGCCCTCCTCGGACAGGCCACCGACCAGCTTCGGGTACTTGCGCAGGTCCGCGAACACGCGGCCGGTGAGCACCCGCTCCGGCGAGAACACCAGGTGGAAGTCGGTGCCCTCGGTCAGCCCGGAGATCTCCTCGATCATCGGCTTCCACCGGTTCCGGGTGGTGCCGACCGGGAGGGTGGTCTCGTAGCTGACCAGCGTGCCGGGGGTGAGGTGCTCGGCCAGGGAACGGGTCGCGTTCTCCATCCAGCCGAACTCGGGCTGCCCGGTCTGCTCGTCCACGAACAGCGGCACGACCACGACGACCGCGTCGCTGTTCGGGATGGCGTCCGCGTAGTCCGTGGTCGCCCGCAGGCGGCCGTCGGCAACGGTCTCGGCGAGCAGCTCCTGCAGGTGGGCCTCACCCGGGAACGGCTCCTGGCCCGCGTTCACCAGGTCAACGAACTTCTGGTTGATGTCGACGCCGACGACCTGATGGCCCTTGGCCGCGAACTGGACCGCCAACGGCAGTCCGATCTTGCCTAAGGCAACAACACTGACACGCACAGCAACTCCACTAGGTAGTGATTCTTCATCGGGGGCCTCGGAGCTTCCGTTCCAGCGGGTGCTCGACGAACTTGTAGAGCAGGGCCGAGGCGAAGATCGAGAGGACAAGGACACCGGCGTACCAGGTCAGGTTGGACCAGCCGATCGGGCCGGCGATGCCGTGGTACTCCTTGATCGCGTACAGGATCGTGGCGTGCACCAGGTAGAAGGCGTACGACCACTGGCCCAGCGCGACCATCGGCTTGCTGCGCAGTACGGACCGGCCGCCGCGGGTGTCGCGGGCAGCGACTGCGAGGATCAGGAAGCCGTACAGGAACGTCAGGACTTCCTTCTGGCACAGGCCCATCGTGACCGCGCCGGGGATCTGGGTCGGGTGCAGGCCGGAGTAGTACAGGAGGTACAGCCCGCCGCCGGTGACCAGGAACGCGAACCACACCGGGATCCGCGGCCTCCAGCCGGATCGCAGCGAGATCGCCAGGCCGATACCGAACAGGAACGCCACCGAGTGCAGCACCGGCTGCGGCAGCACCGGTACGTCGTCCTTGTAGTGGAACAGCGCCAGGCGGTACGCCCCGCCGAGCACGAGCACCGAGACGCACAGGATCAGGCCGCCGACCGTCTTCAGCCGCTGCGTGGCCCGCCAGACGAACGGGAAGTACGCGTAGAAGAACGCCTCGACCGACAGCGTCCAGCCCGCCGGGTTGCCGCCGTACAGGATGGTCGGGTTGTTCGACCAGCCCTGCACCAGGAACGCCGACATCACCAGCACGGTCATCGAGACCGGCTTGATCCAGGACATCCCGGCCGGCGGCTCGAACCGGTAGAAGACGAAGATGGCCGCGACCAGCGTCAGGAAGTACAGCGGGAAGATCCGCGCGAACCGGCGCCGGTAGAAGGTGCGGATCTTCGTCCCGGGCTGCGCCGACCAGGTGAGCACGAAACCGGACAGCACGAAGAAGAACGTGACGCCGGAGGTGCCGTACTTCAGGAATTTGTGGATCGGCAGCGGCGCCAGCTGGGTCATGTGGTGGGCGAACACGAAGAAGGCCGCCCACCACCGCAGACCGGTGAGCGACTCGACCCGTGGCAACCTCCCGCTCGGGGAGCGCGGCGGTGTGCCGGACTCCCCGGGGAAGGTACTGGCCGGCGCGCCGGGAGGCGGAGTCCCCACAGCTGCCGACCCAGGGGATTCCTGGGTCGGCGTCTGGTTCTCTTCGGCGGCCTTCGTCATGTGGTTACTCCGCGAGAGTGGCAACGACACGCTCAGCAGCGTGACCGTCGCCGTACGGCATCGGGCGGTCGCCCTCCGGCGTCGGCCGGGCGGCCAACTCGGGCAGCTTACTCACGTCGGATGTCAACACGTTCCATCCGTCGTCCAGCGTCTCGACCCACTCGGTCTCGGTGCGCAGCGTGGTGCACACCCGGCCGAGCAGGAAGGCCTCCTTCTGGAGACCCCCGGAGTCGGTCACGACACCGGCCGAACCGAGGACAGCCGCGACCATCTCCGGGTACGCCAGCGGCTCCCGGACGTGCAGCGAACCGTCCGGACGCTCCAGCTTGATGCCGTGCTCCGCGCACTTCGCGACGAGCCGCGGGTGGGCGAGCAGCAGCACCGGCGTACCGGCCGCGCCGAGACCGTCGACGATCGCGGCCAGCCGCGCCGGGTCGTCGGTGTTCTCGGCCCGGTGGATGGTCGAGACGACGTACTCGCCGCGCTTGAACGGCAGGTCGAGCTCGTTGTCCTTGACCGCGTCGCGGACCCGGAAGCACACGTCGGTCATCACGTCACCGACCAGCCGCGACTTGTCCTTCAGACCCTCGTTCGCCAGGTGGTCCATCGCCACCTGGGTCGGGGCCAGCAGGAGATCCGCCGCGTGGTCCGTGAGTACCCGGTTGTGCTCCTCCGGCATCAGCCGGTTGAACGAGCGCAGCCCGGCCTCGAGGTGCGCCACCGGCAGGTGCATCTTCACCGCGGACAGCGCACCGGCGAGCGTCGAGTTGGTGTCGCCGTAGACCAGCACCCAGTCCGGCTTGTGCTCGTCGAGTACGGCGTCCATCGCGGCCAGCATCGCGCCGGTCTGGACACCGTGACTGCCGGACCCGACGCCCAGGTGGACGTCCGGGTCCGGGATCCGCAGGTCGGCGAAGAACACGTCGGACATGTTCTTGTCGTAGTGCTGGCCGGTGTGCACGATCACGTGCTGGTGCTCGGTGGCGGCGAACGCCTCCGCCACCGGCGCCAGCTTCACGAACTGCGGGCGCGCACCGACAACGCTCAGGACCTTCATGCTGACTGAGACTCCCCGGCGACGGCGACGGTGCGGTCCTCGGCCGCGGACTGCAGGACGGCCTCGGCCACCTTCACGGTGGTCAGACCCTGCTGCAGCGTGACGATGTCGGCCTCCTTGCCGAGCACCGCGTCGCGGAACGCCTCGTGCTCGGTGCGCAGCGGCTCCGGCTTGCTGATCGCGTAGCGGATCATGTCGCCCTCGCTGACACCGCGGAAGTGCGCGACGTCGTCCCAGGCGGTGGCGACCGTGCCGTTGGCGTGGAAGGACAGGTCGGCGAGCAGCGTGTCGGCGATGAAGGCACCCTTCTCACCGGTGACGACGGTGAGCCGCTCCTTCATCGGGGACAGCCAGTTGACCAGGTGGCTGGTCACGGTGCCGTCGGCGAGCTTGCCGGTCACCGCGATCAGGTCCTCGTACTGCCGGCCCGACTTGTGGGCGCTCTGCGCGGCCACCGTCACGAACGGCGACTGCGTCACCCACGCGGTCAGGTCGATGTCGTGGGTGGCCAGGTCGAGCACCACGCCGACGTCGGCGATACGGGCCGGGAACGGGCCCTGCCGGCGGGTGGTGATCTGGTAGATGTCGCCCAGCTCGCCCGCCTCGAGGCGCACCCGCAGCGCCTGCAGCGCCGGGTTGTACCGCTCGATGTGACCGACCGCGCCGACCAGACCGGCCGCCTCGAACGCCTTCGCGATCTCGGTCGCCTCGGCCGAGGAGCCGGCCAGCGGCTTCTCGATCATCGCGTGCACGCCGGCCTCGGCCAGCGACTTCGCGATCTCGGCGTGGTACTGCGTCGGCACCGCGACCATGCAGTAGTCGAGCTTCTCGGCGATCAACTGCTCGATGTTCTCGTGCACCGGACGACCGCCGGCGACACCGAACTTGTCACCACCCGGGTCGGCCACCGCGACCAGGTCGACGCCCTCGAGGGACGCCAGGACCCGGGCGTGGTGCCGGCCCATCATGCCCAGGCCGATCAGGCCCGCACGCAGGTTCGCCATCCTCACGCACCCGCCTTCGCCACGGTGTTCACCGCGGTCACGATCCGGTTCAGGTCTTCCTCGGACAGCGAGGGGTGGACCGGCAGCGAGAGCACCTCGGCCGCGGCCTTCTCGGTCTCCGGCAGGTCCAGGTCACGCTGGAACGACGGCAGCCGGTGGTTCGGGATCGGGTAGTACACGCCGCAGCCGACCTTGTGCTCGTTGCGGAGCGCGTCGGCGAAACCGTCGCGGTCCTCGGTCACGCGGATCGTGTACTGGTGGTACACGTGGGTCGCCTCGGCAGCGACGGCCGGCACGGCGACACCCTGCAGGTTCGCGTCCAGGAAGGCCGCGTTCTCCTGCCGCTGCTTGGTCCAGCCGCCGACCTTGGTCAGCTGCACGCGGCCGATGGCGGCATGCAGGTCGGTCATCCGGTTGTTCAGGCCGACGACCTCGTTCTCGTACTGCTTGAGCATGCCCTGGTTGCGGTACAGCCGCATCCGGCGCTCGAGATCGGCGTTCGCGACCGAGTTCATGCCGCCCTCACCGGAGGTCATGTTCTTGGTCGGGTAGAGGCTGAACATCGCGAACTCGCCGAAGGTGCCGACGGGCGCGCCGTTCCAGGTGGCGCCGTGGGCCTGCGCGGCGTCCTCGTAGATCTGGATGCCGTGCTTGTCGGCGATCGCCTGCAGCGCGGTGACGTTGGCCGGGTGACCGAACAGGTGCACCGGCATGACGGCCTTGGTCTTCTCGGTGATCGCGGCCTCGACCGCGGCCGGGTCCAGGCAGAAGTACGTCGGCTCGATGTCGACGAACACCGGGGTGGCCCCGGTCAGCGCGACGCTGTTCGCGGTCGCGGCGAAGGTGAAGGAGGGGACGATGACCTCGTCACCCGGACCGACGCCCGCGGCCAGCAGGCCGAGGTGCAGGCCGGAGGTGCCGGAGTTGGTCGCGACGCACGCCCGGCCGGAGACCAGCGCTGCGCCGAACTCCTGCTCGAACGCCGCCACCTCGGGGCCCTGGGCCAGCATCCCGGACTGCATCACCCGGTCGACGGCTTCGCGCTCCTCCTTCCCGATGATCGGCTTCGCGGCCGGAATCGGCTGCACCATCAGTTCTCCTCCTGGTTTTCTTCGGCCGGCCGCAGCCGTCCGTCGGTTTCGATGTACATCTCGCCCGTGTTCGGGCACTTCCACTCGCCGTTCCCGACGTCGAGCAGCGGAACCCCGGCCTTGCCGACCCACTTGAGCCGGCGCGCCGGAACCCCGGCGACCAGCGCGAAGTCTGGCACGTCCTTGGTCACCACCGCACCCGCGGCGACGGTGGCCCAGCGGCCGATGGTGACCGGCGCCACGCACACGCTGCGCGCACCGAGCGAGCAGCCTTCCTTCATCGTCACCCCGACCGGTTCCCAGTCGTGCCCGCTCTTCGGCGACCCGTCCGGGTTCACCGCGCGCGGGAAGTAGTCGTTGGTGAGCACCACCGCCGGGCCGATGAACACGCCGTCCTCGAGGGACGCGGGCTCGTACACCAGCGCGTAGTTCTGGATCTTGCAGTTGTCGCCCATCCGGACCCCGGTCCCGACGTAGGCGCCGCGGCCAACGATGCAGTTCTTGCCGAGGACCGCGTTCTCACGGATCTGGGCCAGATGCCAGACCGACGAACCGTCGCCGATCTGGGCGCTGTCGTCGACGTCGGCGGATGGCGCGATGCGGGACGTCACAGGGTCTCCTTCTTGATGAGCCAGCTTTGCAGTACTTCGGCCGAGCGGCGTCCGTCGTGCAGCTCGGCCACGAAACCGGGGCCGGCGGCCGCCCGCTCGGCGGCGGCGTCACGATCGGCGATCAGCCCGCCCAGGACCTCACCCAGGGTGTCGGGATCGGCCTCCACGATCGGCACTTCTCGCCCGGCCAGAGTACGCACCCGGTGGCGCACCCCGTCACCGACGTACGAAACCACGATCCGCCCGGCGGCGAGCGCCTCCGCGGCCGCCACGCCGTACAGACCGATCCGGAGCTGATCGACAACGATGTCGGCGTCACCGATGACGCCGGCCATCTGCTCGTGCGGTACGCCGGTGATCCGCCGGTACTCGATCACGCCGCTCTCGTGCAGCCCGTTCAGGACCGCGTCGATCTCCTCGGTGCCCTTGAGTTTCGCGTTCGAGGGAACGTGCGCGACGACCGGCTTCTCGCCCGAGAACAACGGCCGCGCGGCCTGCTGCCACGGCGCCGGATCGATCGCGACCGGGAGCCACTGGGCGTTCGGTACGTCGTCCAGCAGGTCGACCGTGGAGACGAAGACCGGGAGCTGCAGCGCCTCGACGAGCTCGGCGTGCCGGCGGGCCTGCGGCTCGAGGCGGTCGGTCAGCTCGTCACCCGGAGTGAACGGCGACCAGCGCTCGCGCTTCGCGTGCCGGCTGGGCAGGCGGATGTCGGAGCCGTGGAAGAGCAGCGCGACGTTGATGCCCTTGGCGAGCATCGCCTCGATGTCCGGCGCCGCGTCCGGGTAGCCACGAGCGCCGAAGAGCGGGCGGAGCGACTCGACCATCACGTGGGTGTGGCTCCCGACGTACTGCTGCTGGGCGCGCTGCCAGCGCGGCTGGCCGAACCACGCCAGCGGGACGCCGTAGTCGGTGGCGAACTGGAACTGTCCCTTGCGGTGCAGGGCGAACGAGACGGCGTCGACGTCCGGCAGGGTCTTGGCCGCCTGGGCCCAGGCGTGACCCTGCCCGGCGGAGTTGGTCGGGCCGACCAGCATCCGCACGGGCGTCGTCGCTACCGGCGGGAACGCCGGCAGTTGCGCGTACGAGTACCGCAGGCCGCGCAGGCGCCTCCGGACCGCTCCCGCGGTCCGGGCCAACGGCACCGGCAGGTGCTCGCGGATCGCACGCGTCACCGTCACTGTGTCACCCATTACCTACAGGTGCCTTCATCATGTCGAGCTCGCGGCGGGCGGCCGGGAGGCCGAGCACGACCGGGGTGCTCGCCTTGCGCTGGCCGAGGTTCCAGCCGGCCCAGATCGCGCCGGCGTCCAGGGCGATCACGACGTCCGCCTGGTCGATGGTGGCCAGCACGTCGCGACGGCTGAGCACCCGCTCCCAGTAGGTCTTGCCGAGGTCGTTGGACGCCCGCTGGCCGCGCAGGAACTTCACCGGCGCCGAGGTTTTGATTGCCTTGGGCAACATCCGGCCGGCCACCTTGCGTGCCCGCCGGGCCCGCCACTCCACAGCCTTCACAACCCGCTTCGCCCCAGTCGGCCGCGGCTTCGCCGCAGCAGGCGGAGGGGTGGAGGCGGCAGCAGCCGCCGGGGTGGTGCCGCCCGTGGAGGCATCCGCGGTGGATGCGGCGTCGGCGTCCGCGGTGCCCGCGGTGTCGGCGTCCGCGGTGCCCGCGGCAGCGACCTCGGCGGCGGCTGGGGCGACCTTCGCCTCGTCGGCCACGACGGCCTCGGGGGCTGCGACCGCCTCGGGCGCGATGACGGCGTCCGGGGCCTCGTCGGTGGACTCGGCGACCGGTTCCGGCTCCGGGGCCGGGGCGGACGGCATCCGGCCCGGGCCGATCAGCGTGAACGTGTTGACCTTGTCGGCCACCCATGCGGACGGGGCCACCCAGCCGACGACGTCGATGGTGATGTTCTGGTCGCCGAGATCCTCACGGACCTGGTCGAAGTACGTCGGCGGCAACCGCCGCGTGGACAGCAGAACGACGTTGCTCATGCCGCCACTCCCTTCACACTCGCAGCCAGCGCCTCGATCCGCGGATCGAGCTGCAGGTCCCGCCGGTACGACGCGCCGAACTCGCGCGCCTTGGCCCGAATGCCCTCGTCCGCGGTGCGGGCCGCGTGCGCCGCCTCGATCAGCGCCGCCGCGATCGCCGCCGGCGTCACGTCCGCGACCGGGAACCACAGCGGATGACCGCGCAGTACGTCGGACGCAGCGTTCTCCGGGTCGTGCACCGACACGATCGGCAACCCGGTTGCGAGGTACTCGAACACCTTGCCGCTCGTCACGTACCGCCCCTTGCCGAGCATCAGCAGCTGGACGTCGAACTCGTCGTACGCCTTGGCGATCTCCGCCTTGCCGACCGGGCCCTCGTAGCTGACCCCGTCGTCGGCGGCGGCGTTGATCGTCGCGAGCATGTCGGCCCGCGGCTGCGCGTAGTACCCGAGGTAGCCGTGGATCTTCGCCTTCGCGCCCGCGAGCTCCTCGGACTGCTCCTTCGCAAGCTGCCAGCCCTGGACGAAGTCCGCGAGCGGCACCTTCGGCGACACCGTCCCGACGTACCCGAAGACGAGCGGACGATCGGCGACCGCGCCGCGGTCGTGGGTGTCCGGCACCAGGTCCGGGTCGAAGCCGTTGGCGACCGTGTGCATCCTGCCGGCCTGCGCCGGGTAGAGCTTCTCGTGCCACTCCTTGATCGGGTCGTTCACGAACCAGACCTCGCGAGCGGACTCGACCAGCTTCTTCTCCCAGCGCGCGGCCCGGCTGTTCGGCTCGTGCAGCCGGTCGCCGGTGAACACGTCGAGCAGCCACGCGTCGCGGTAGTCCATGACGTACGGCACCTGGAACTTCTTGTGCAGGTGGTACGCCGCGGTGAACGCGACGTGCGGGTTGGCGGTGGCGACCGTCAGGTCGACCTTGTGCGCCTTGTGGATCCGCTCCGCGGCCTTCTCGATCACCGAACGCCAGGGCCCGTACCCGCTCTCCGGGAACGGGATCTGGTCCTGCTTGGTGCGCCACTTGCTCCAGAGCTTCGGGTTCTGCGCGCGGCGCTTGGACCACTTGCGCAGGTCTGCCTCGAGGATCGGCCACTCGAACGGGACGCGGACGACCTCGACGGACGGGTCGACCCGTTCCTCGAGGGTCAGGTCCGCACCGGTGAATCGGAAGAACGTGTCGCGGTCGGCCGTCAGCACGGTCACCTTCCAGCCGAGCGCGGCGAACCGGTTGGCCGTGGCCAGTGCCCGGTAGACACCGCCGCCCCGGCAGGGCGGGAAGCCCCAGGCGACGTACAGCAGATGTGGGCGGTCGGTCATGCAGTTCCTCTTAAGAGATTGAGAATCGCGTCGGCCAGGTCGTCGTACGGCGTGGTCGTGGGCAGATGGTCGGTCGCCCACTGCAGCGCGTGGTCGCGCAGCTTCTCCAGCTCTCCGGGGTCCGCGGACCAGCGCCGCAGGGTCTCGGACGCCTCCGCCACCGAGTCCACCAGGACTCCGCCACCGGACTCCTCGATCACCTTCGTCTGCCGGGGCAGGCGGGTGGAGAGCACGGGAAGACCGCTGGCGAGGTACTCGTAGATCTTGGACGGCATCGCTTCCACGAACGCCGGGGTCGGCTGGAGCATGGCGAGGCTCGCCCAGGCGCCGTGCGCGATCCGCCAGGCGTCGGCGGGTGGCTGGCGCCCGTGCAGCCGGACGCGGCCGGCCAGGTCGGCCTGCGCGATCCGGCCCTCGAGCTCGTCCCGGTCCGACGGCGCGACCGGGCCGATCAGGTCGAGAGACCAGTCCGTCGCCGCGGCGACGGTCTCGACCATGTCGAACAGTCCACGGCTGGTGCGCAGGTCGCCGACGTACACCGCGCGCGGTGCGCCGGTCGGGGGGGACGGCGCCAGGAAACCGTGATCAGGAAGGTTCTGCACCACGATGCGGTGCTTCGCCTGGTGCGGGGCGAGGTGCGAGTCGGCGACCACGGTCAGGTCGGCCCCCGCGGCCAGCTTCGACCCCGCGCGGACGATCAGCCGGGCCGGCAGCCCCGCCGGGCCCTGCGCCCAGGCACGGTCGGCCAGCAGCCGCTCGTAGTCCTCGTGCACGTCGACGACGAACTTGCGCCGGCGCAGCGTGGTGACCAGGCGGGTGACCGGGATCATGTCCGGGTCGACCGTCATCACCACCTTGGCGTTGGTCCGCCACGGCAGCACGGCGGTCCGGGCCAGCCGCTGCACCAGATTGCCGCGCGGTCCGGCGTGCACGACCGCCCCGGCCGGCCCGCCCTCGGCGTCACCGAGACCCCACAGCTCGACACTGATGTCGCGCTGCCTCAGGGCCGCGGTGATCTTGTGCAGGCGCGCGTCGGCCACGTCGTGACCGGTCGTGATGATCCCCACGTCCGGCGCCGTACTGCGAGACATTGGTCAGAGGTCCTCGAGTGAGACGGATTCCGCTTCGCCGACCTGCAGGAACTTGGTGTACGCCGCGATCACCTCGTTGGGCTCGCCGCGCATCATCAGCTTGCCCTTGTGCAGCCAGATGCAGTCGTTGCAGAGCTCGCGGACGCTGCTCATCGCGTGGCTGACCAGGAACATCGTGCGGCTGTTGGTGACCAGCTCGCTCATC includes:
- a CDS encoding glycosyltransferase yields the protein MTDAGLRVVMIVANDVTNDSRVRKEAAALAETGAEVTVLGVSASGLPSREMLDGALIVRVAVPFALREERKRSRTARRNWRPPLVGYRYRATYVARSQRIQAELKELKADSGHAIARAKAGQGNPIKFKAGVATRLLRRARWQVAERVAWVRKGVGNKADIPFKFSWRAYDGVLHRLPWPAPWRRLHPEALDLEIAFGDLIDRLEPDVVHAHDMHVIGVATRAAGRAKLRGRKLKVVYDAHEYVAGLSQYGGRTRRSIAAWANHEREYIGEADRVITVSPAIAERLQREHKLSHEPTVVMNTPNPADVSVEVSDIRSQIGLAPDVPLLVYSGGVTRARGIHTAVQALVDLPDVHLAVVCVPGVATDVVRQLQAQAVQLEVQDRLHCLDPVKPDEVVAFLRTADVGLIPILRYPSHEMALPNKLFEYAFAGLPVVVSDMPSMKEFVDRTRIGEVFTAEDGRDLAAKVRTVLGDLDSYRERVADPAYQQEVSWVGQATKLRELYGELTGQQLEITRPGGRVTKTGRHLLLGPVNSAGQAWLWATALEREVPDVKAESLTTGSGAFDFRVHRTGTYRQYRSDLRWQLELTAYALREVTHVLFEAGRPMFGQQRGQMWTTDVPMLDQAGIKHGLVFHGSEIRDPAQHREQYRYSPFRNPDDELTVRLQAANNLMRRHLDGYKGPVFVTTPDLLEFVENGIWLPLAVDVEGFVSTQPVLEREVPVVLHAPSASALKGSAYVDPVLTDLDARGLIKYQRVQGVPHAELAEMVKSADIVVDQLLLGSYGVFACEAMAAGRVTVGHIADPVRDLLPTDLPIAEANPDDLAEVIERLVAERDTARKIADAGPSFVRDLHDGRKSVEVLLPFLNNELVYEDESE
- a CDS encoding nucleotide sugar dehydrogenase, whose product is MRVSVVALGKIGLPLAVQFAAKGHQVVGVDINQKFVDLVNAGQEPFPGEAHLQELLAETVADGRLRATTDYADAIPNSDAVVVVVPLFVDEQTGQPEFGWMENATRSLAEHLTPGTLVSYETTLPVGTTRNRWKPMIEEISGLTEGTDFHLVFSPERVLTGRVFADLRKYPKLVGGLSEEGAKRAIAFYEAVLDFDERPDLERANGVWDLGSAEAAELAKLAETTYRDVNIGLANQFARFAGQNGIDVHAVIEASNSQPYSHIHRPGIAVGGHCIPVYPRLYLYTDPDATVVRAAREANAGMPDYTIGLLEGAFGELKGAKVVVLGASYRGGVKETAFSGVFPAVEALKARGAEVSVHDPLYTDEELQGLGFTPYTLGSPVDAAVLQADHAEYTQLSPADLPGVKVLVDGRDRTDPAKWAGVRRIVIGRSVSQ
- a CDS encoding acyltransferase family protein codes for the protein MTKAAEENQTPTQESPGSAAVGTPPPGAPASTFPGESGTPPRSPSGRLPRVESLTGLRWWAAFFVFAHHMTQLAPLPIHKFLKYGTSGVTFFFVLSGFVLTWSAQPGTKIRTFYRRRFARIFPLYFLTLVAAIFVFYRFEPPAGMSWIKPVSMTVLVMSAFLVQGWSNNPTILYGGNPAGWTLSVEAFFYAYFPFVWRATQRLKTVGGLILCVSVLVLGGAYRLALFHYKDDVPVLPQPVLHSVAFLFGIGLAISLRSGWRPRIPVWFAFLVTGGGLYLLYYSGLHPTQIPGAVTMGLCQKEVLTFLYGFLILAVAARDTRGGRSVLRSKPMVALGQWSYAFYLVHATILYAIKEYHGIAGPIGWSNLTWYAGVLVLSIFASALLYKFVEHPLERKLRGPR
- the wecB gene encoding non-hydrolyzing UDP-N-acetylglucosamine 2-epimerase, which translates into the protein MKVLSVVGARPQFVKLAPVAEAFAATEHQHVIVHTGQHYDKNMSDVFFADLRIPDPDVHLGVGSGSHGVQTGAMLAAMDAVLDEHKPDWVLVYGDTNSTLAGALSAVKMHLPVAHLEAGLRSFNRLMPEEHNRVLTDHAADLLLAPTQVAMDHLANEGLKDKSRLVGDVMTDVCFRVRDAVKDNELDLPFKRGEYVVSTIHRAENTDDPARLAAIVDGLGAAGTPVLLLAHPRLVAKCAEHGIKLERPDGSLHVREPLAYPEMVAAVLGSAGVVTDSGGLQKEAFLLGRVCTTLRTETEWVETLDDGWNVLTSDVSKLPELAARPTPEGDRPMPYGDGHAAERVVATLAE
- a CDS encoding Gfo/Idh/MocA family protein translates to MANLRAGLIGLGMMGRHHARVLASLEGVDLVAVADPGGDKFGVAGGRPVHENIEQLIAEKLDYCMVAVPTQYHAEIAKSLAEAGVHAMIEKPLAGSSAEATEIAKAFEAAGLVGAVGHIERYNPALQALRVRLEAGELGDIYQITTRRQGPFPARIADVGVVLDLATHDIDLTAWVTQSPFVTVAAQSAHKSGRQYEDLIAVTGKLADGTVTSHLVNWLSPMKERLTVVTGEKGAFIADTLLADLSFHANGTVATAWDDVAHFRGVSEGDMIRYAISKPEPLRTEHEAFRDAVLGKEADIVTLQQGLTTVKVAEAVLQSAAEDRTVAVAGESQSA